Genomic segment of Arachis hypogaea cultivar Tifrunner chromosome 11, arahy.Tifrunner.gnm2.J5K5, whole genome shotgun sequence:
ACAaaaatagtcaccaaaaaaaaaaaccagttacaaaaataaaagattctatTTTTAAGAAATTCTCTCTATATAAGATTAGAGTGATGGTAAATACATAGAAGGGAGTGACTAACAAAATTGAATTTGTATTTCCTGACGCTAAGGTTTCCCTAGACAGAATGAGTTCATCACATCACAAGCAGAAGGAGGCAGCTAACACCATGAAAGGAAGAGAGCAGATCTTCAAGGTCTTCGATATCGTTTCGGAAGTCCCGGATGACCATTTCTTTGGCTCACCATCAAAAGAATCCAGCAGTTACAGCACCGCCAACAGCAATCTCTCCAAGTGCGCCATGAAAGAGTGGAAGATCTTGGAACAGAACCTTCCAGACTCCATCTACATTCGGGTCTACGAGAACCGCATTGACCTAATGAGGGCGGTGATTATAGGCGCCGCGGGCACACCGTACCACGATGGTCTCTTCTTCTTCGACATCAAGCTCCCTTCTAAATATCCAAACTATCCTCCGGAATTATACTTCCACTCGTTCGGGCACCGTCTAAACCCGAACCTCTACAGCAGCGGCAGGGTCTGCTTGAGCCTCCTTAACACGTGGCACGGCAGGACAGCCGAGAAGTGGGATCCACGCGCTTCGACGCTCCTTCAGGTCTTGCTCTCAATCCAAGCACTCGTTCTCAACGAGCAGCCGTTTTTCAATGAGCCTGGGACTTCGTATGGACGACCTATCTTTCAGAGCAGGTCACGTGTCTACACCGAGATGGCGTTTCAGCTCACGTGGGAAGTTGCCATGAACCTCGTTCGTAGGCCGCCCGAGCACTTTGAGGCCTTCGTCCTTCAACACTTCAGCACGCGCTCCGTGGCTGTCTTGGACGCGTGCCGCGAGTACGCCAATGAGCGCGTGTGGGTCGGGTATTACTGCAGGAACCAAGGTGGTGATGGTAGGTCATCCAGTTTGTGTTCTTCGTCAAATGTGAAAGTTTCGGCATCTTTTAAGAAGAGTTTGGTGGAAATTTTGTACCCTAGGCTGGTTCAAACGTTTCAATCATGCGGTGCGGATTTGAAAGGTACCCCAAAAGAGTTGGAATCAGAAGTTATTATTAACAAGCAACCCAAAAGGAAGCAAATGATTGATCCGACGAAGCATGAAAACAAGGGTGAGGTTGGGAAGCATAACAATAAGGGTGGGATCTTCATGAAAGCTGTGGATAGGATCAAAACGGCGTTgggatggaagaagaagaagacagacTCCAAACAATTCTAGTTTTTTTTTGTAAGGGTTAGTTAGGAGATAAGTAAATCCTTGTTTGACCTTTAATTAGGcttcttaatttttatttgataaaatggacaaatagatatttaattttgttatgccaagataaataaaattttgactaattaaaaatatttttatatttttaaatattagatattttaattttttgtttagaatatatacaaatttaaatgttttatattttaaaaaataaaaaatatttttatatttttaattagtcaaaatttatttatttttgaattaatagATTAACAACTTCCTTGacaattttttgtattattttctttcaataatgttTAACTGTTTAGGCTAGaagaatatgataaaaaaatgtttataaagttttatatataaatatattaatatattttttcttgaaaaaaaatagtaatCTTAAAATATGTTGTTAAAGTACAATATCTATTAGACCAGCTTTTCGTAGTTAATCATTATTTCTGTGATAGATGCAGATAAATTGGATGTTATAATGTTATATATTAGGGTCGGGTAACAATTGAAGGAATGATATTTAGCACCCATTTGAAAAGTAGcagaagttatttttttattttttaattattgaattatgaaaaattataatATCTATGTTTggcattattttaaaaaaaatttaattttttaaaaagttaattcacaattttttttaaaataagcttagttaatttttaaaagataattttttaaaaattgtaacatttatatttggtaaatcaaatcaaaaatagGTTTCAATAAATACAAGTAACATTAATTGCGtttggtaaaatagtttttaaaatttaaaaatactataatagaagTAAAtgtaagtattaaatttgaaaattagttacaATATGATGttatattaaacttttaaattttgaaaaacacaagGCAACTTTAAAAAGTTCTATCTTAGATACTTTCAAAAATACtccaatcttttaaaagttaCAAGCACAAGCAAAtagtcttttttatttaccacaaaataaaaatatatgacttATCCTTTTCGATAAGTCATTCTATCAGTTCCGTAAAAATTGACTtcatcaaaacaaaaaatatctacCACCATTTACACACAAGCTTCTATATATATTCTTTCgcgtttttttataattattttaccactctatttttattattaaatttgtatttaatattGTGTGTagtatgaaattttaattttaattttattttttttacatgtgattttatttttatatagtttgttATTATTTTGATAGTTAGTTATAGCAAATTATTGACTCCAATAAAAGAGCAGGAAATTCTAATaagagtaaaaaaagaaaaaagcaacaaaatatacattgacacatattttacatttattttttattttcacctaccatatTATACACAATAAAGCAGCAAATACTAACTACACAATAATTTTTTTGGCATTGCCATTAAGATTATTGTGAATTGAAATTTTATTACTATTCACCACATAGAAAAATATCGTTATGGGTGAAGGTGAAATAGAAgaaccaatttttatttttaatgatattACGTGAAAAGAATCAATTGCCTAAAAAAATAGAACTAATAAGAGAACAAATAAATAATCAATTGCTTAAACGATTATAATCTTAGTGGTTAGGTGATGTAAAATTaatattcaatataaaaaaaatatttgttattatcgttattttaatatccattttattatgtaaaaaaatttatattttttgaattatttattcaaacactacaactttaaaataaatatttttataactaaaaatacaaatataaaataatttatttataagttattattaataaatattcttaTCCTCTTTCttcaaaagagaaaaaagaatttatttaaattagggtaaagtactaaattggtcccctacgtttgggcgtaattctgttttggtccttaaggtttaaagtgtcctatttaaatcaaaaaaagttttatttagcattaatgtagtcccaccgtgatgtcaaagttaaataattaatgaaatgtcctacatgacagtagtacaagacaaggttgataatttggagaataagtacaagttctagaggtacaaaatcaaccgtggataCATCAAAATATGTATTTATCATTTTCcttagttttataaaaaatatttcatttaaattataagaaaaataataaataaatatattaatgcatccacggttgattttgtgcctctagaacTTGTACTTATTCTCCAAATTATGGATCTTATTCTTGTACTACTGTTTTGTAGgatatttcattaattttttaccTTTGATGAGCTCacggtgggactaaattgaaactaaataaaaaaattttggattcaaataaaacactttaaaccttaagaactAAACGTagaaccaatttaatactttaccctttaaattatttatccaaaGGAGCTGATACTAATTATGTATTCAGAATTCAAATGTATAGAGTCAAGTGTCACAAActcaatttttttccaaaatcgGATTCTGATCTTTACCATTTGGCTGTCATTCTCATTGTATTACAACTATCGAATTTAACATGAAGTTTTGGTAAATGGCCAATGGTTTTAAAGTTATCACCTCTGTACACTCacatattcaattaaaaaattaaatgaaaaaatgattataaaaaattatatatgttaactaatataaatttattgataTGTTACCTAAAAAATGTTAATTAGCTTCACACATTGTCATTTAAGTACTATTTTATCCTCAGTCTCTTTAAAAGCAATGCATGCATGTGTCCTTATCCTACCATTTCAGTTTTTAACTCGATTTAGACTAATTTTGTATAGTTGTCTAGCACCTTGCCAAAAACGTTACGGTATGGTTTCTTTGGAACCCTGTAACTGAAAGGTTTTGCTCTACCAAAAATTCACATATGCTAACTTAATTGTCATATGATTTTAATATGCTCACATTCCACCATTTTTATTAGAGAAATGCTTCATATAGAAAACGTGTCTCGTCAACACTATTTAAAGACTAATATTCTTTATCGCCATTACTTCATCACGTTTAAGtttaattaactttttttatttattcaactCTCACTTCTTTACATAGAAAAATGTCAACGGAAAGAtcttttaaaccaaataaaaaaaatgcaccgaaacatataaagaaaaagaaaaattgtaatatGCTTTGACAAAGATCCTTGTTTAGCTTGCATAAGCACTTAGCCAAGTTTACAACTTATATTACTGCCTAACCTATAAAAGTTTCATGGTTTGATGCTTGCATGAACCATTGGCCATGCCTTAACTAGCTTGGCCTAGTCATCTACTAATGCAAACCGCAAGTTAAAATTTGGTTTACCAAGTCCGTATATAAAAATTGTGGTGATGGTTAATCCGTTAATTGAGCGTTACACCACTGGATCCATCTAAAATGTGTCAAAACATACGGTTTTTTTTGCTTTGTACATTATTTCCAAACTGTCTCAATTCATTTTGCATGACTCCACTTACGTACGGTAATTCTCGGATAGAGACCATGAGCTTGAGCCCATGACAATTACACCGGATTGAAGAAGAAAGCAACACAAGAACTCTTAGCACATACATACACAAATTATATCGCTTCAATATGTTGGTAAAGTTGtaggaaattaaatgaaaatgcACTAGTACGGTGTCTCTCCCCGTAAAAATATATGTTGGTCTAGTTTTGGATCTACAAAGTCTCGAACTCTCGATCCGTATTTACCGCAAAGATATTTGTTAGCTAATCAATATTAATTTCATGAAACTTCATTAATAAAACTCTAAGCTGGAAAAGTGATTGGGATACCCAATTGCCCATGATGAATCTAATTAAAGAAAGTGATGGCGTTAGAAGACCATGCGGTGTTTACCATAATTATACTTGTTTAACTCACTCTCTTACCATGACTAAAAATGCTAAACCCATGGCATGCATAATGATCCGTATTCCTTGCTCATTCAACTCAtcgttagttagttagttactctCACTAACCCCTCATCTCTTGCATCTGCTGCCAGCTGCCAGTTGCCCCTCCATTTCCCAATAACGTAACCGTTTCTTGGAATAAACACTAACACAAACACATCATCATTCCCACACCACTCAATCACTACAATCCTTTCCTCAACAAAATGGCTGGCCTGAACAATTTCGAGCGCTTCGACGTCGTTTCAGACCATTCAGAGCACCACTTTTCCCAACCAACTGCTAACACTACCAAGAAACAGAAACAGAACCGCAACCCGGAACCAACCAACCACGCTGCCCGAAACTGTTTTACAAACACGGGCAGCAAAGTGTACAAGAACATAATGCGAGAATGGAAGATCCTCGCCAACGGCCTGCCCGACTCCATCTACGTCCGCGTCTACGAGAGCCGCATCGATCTCATGAGGGCAGCAATCGTCGGCGCCGCTGGTACACCCTACCACGATGGACTCTTCTTCTTCGACATTGCTTTCCCGCCAAATTACCCTTCCCAACCTCCCAAGGTTCACTACCTCTCTTGCGGGTTCAAACTCAACCCGAACCTTTACCATAACGGCGAAGTGTGCCTCAGCCTCATCAACACCTGGATCGGTAAAAAGAGCGAGAAGTGGGACCCATGCGGTTCAACCGTTTTGCAGCTCCTCGTTTCTCTCCAAGGCCTCGTCCTAAACGACAAGCCGTTTTTCAACGAGGCCGGATCCGAAATCTTCGGACGCGCCTTCTTTGAGAAGCAGGCGCGTTCTTATAACTATTCCGTTTTCTTACTTAGCTGTAGGACCATGCTGTTTTGGCTCCAACGACCTCCGCGGAACTTCGAGGAATTCGTTCACGCGCACTTTCGTGACCGCGCGTGTCAGATTCTGAGGGCGTGCCATGAGTACGTGAATGGGCGCGTGAGGGTTGGGTGGTACGGTGTGAGCGACGTTGGGGAGAACGATGGCTCTTCCCATCGGTCGCGTGTGAAGGTCTCGGAGGAATTCAAGGCATCGATGGGGAAGTTGTATCTTCGGATGGTTGTGGCGTTTCAACTGAATGGTTCTTCGTTGTGTTCGGAGCTTTTGGAATTAGAGAACAGTGATAAAAATGGTGGTTCGTCGAAGAACAAGGGGCATGGCGGTGACAGAAAGTATGGGAAGATTGTCAGGAAGGTGTTGGGTAAGTTTAGGAAGTTTTATGCTTTGAAGAAGGATCAAAGTAGAAGAGTCGACGTGTCAAAGTGATCTCTTCAAGGTAAAATTCCAATACATGATATATGATATGATGTTTTATTCTTCTAGCATGATAAATACATTTTTCAATATTGATTTTTAGCGAATATTGAGGCTTAAGATTGGCAAAATTAGTTAAACCTAACAATGATATATAGTTTCCCATGTCTTCATTTTCAATTGCTTTCTGTTGATGAAAGATTGATGAAAATCATACAAGAAACTAAATCATTTTGTTTTTGACAGATAATGTTAAACCCCCTTAACTGACACATAACAACTTAATTGGTATTATTTGATGCAATTGGGAGAAAAAAGAATCAAGTTAGAAAAatgcaataatttttaattttgatttatttatttgtcttgcttgatttaTGTTATGATGCAGAAGCATAGCGGTAGTGAGACACTTGACAAGGTAGAGTGGCACTCTTGGGTTTTTTCTGGTCCATGACGGGAGTTTCTATAGTTAACTATGGTGACTTTATTATACGCCAATGTTTCTGTTACTAGCGTCTTTGTGTTTTTGGTCAAGAGATTTTTTGCTAGCTTGATCTATACCGTTTGCACACTTATAGTATTAGGGTTGTGTAGGAGAGCTTATCTCACAATAAAGGATTTAGCTATAACTGGACATTTGACAGCTCTTTTTTTGTCCATCCATCATTTTTAGTTAGGCAACCCCATCAATGGACCACAGGTTTGGAATTCCTTATTAATCCAGTTAATTTCGGCCCACAATTGCTGTGGGCAGATTTTAGGTTTTCAAGCACTGAGTTTTAGGCTTGAAGTGGCGTGAAAAGAGCAATGAACTTCATATGTACCATGCATCCtcaatgattttgattttgaaccTCCAATCCGTCCAATCCATTAGttgcttttatatttattttaatattttttatatagaaattTTGTTAAATTCGACCTTCTCCATCTTATATCAGAATGAATTAGGCACTTCTTTTTTAAACAAATACTTCTAGGCTCTTTGGATATTAACAAATTACCGTATTAAAATGATTCTCATATTAACTGGGGAAATCAAATTTACATTCTTACCGGATTTGAGATTGTGTTCTTCCTAGATGTGTTCATTATCTTTCGCTAACATCCAGCAAACAACTCATACAAATTCAAATTTTGGTATAAAGGTGGGGGATGGGGGGAACAAAGAGGAACATTCATAAGATGAAACACGAAAAATTAAGGAAATTTAAGTGTGGTTGGTAGATATGGAAGTATCTAGGACACAGGTAATAACTATTACAAAATTAATATgcaagtcacaaaaaaaaaaaatttaataagcaAAAGctaaggcttttttttttttgacttggGCTATTCCCAACAACTCAAATCCGACTCTAAGAACCATCCCACCCACTCCCTAAATTGGATGTAGCACTAGTCATGTGTTTTCTCTGGTTGCCATTACTTTGAAGTTTGAATAGACTCTATAGTCCATAGCCATGAATTAAGCCACCTTATTGCTGCGAATGACGTCCTCTGCACGGCGTGGCGAACTCCGACAAAGCCAACGATGATGACCACGACAAACTTCTTTGTACAATAGGTTCCGACAAGGCCAGCGAAGAAGACGACGGGGAGCTCCTCTATGCAGCAAGCTCCGGCTAGGTAAGTGACGAAGACGATGAGATGGGTCTTTCAAGGTCGTTTCAAGATGTCCGATTTGGTCTCCTCCATGAACAGAGCTTCAATATGCCTCTGTGTAGGAGGGAGGTAAGAACTATTATTTATAAGACCAAAATGATGACATAATGGTAAGAATATACATTAGAATCTCTTTTGTTATTGATGCAAAATAATTCTTGTAGAGACTTTGGATCTTGAGTTCATCTCTTGCATATTAATTACCTGAATGTTTATTAGCATATAtcgtaaacaaaaatattttgaaaaaattatcaaaaataccCATAAAGTTTATGAATGCTGAGAAAGTActcataaactaaaaaaattaacgtTATACTTATGGAAGCCGAGTTCCGTACGacaaaagtatttaaaccttaATTTTgtattgactttttaataaaattttcaaactagCTCCACCTTCAACTTCAGTTTACTTTTCAAACCTTCATAACTCAACCTGCAATTTTGAAAACTTTGCTATGAAGTCCAAAACTACTACAATATATGAGACCGAAATCAATGATGGTGGTGAGAATTTTATAGCTTCTACTTGTTTATACTTCATCAGTTCGTTGTGTTCTTCTCGGTAACACACACCATGATCTTCCCTTTCACTTTCATACTCTCTAATAGACCTTTGTTACATGGTGTTCTATCAAGATGAACCAGGAGTAATATTGAACTCCAAAAATTGTAATCATTCTTGAATAGTTTTGATTCGTAAAGAGACTCACCATCATATTTTGCACCATTTCCAAACTTTACTGATATTACTATTTGTCGATCCATAGTATTTGCTAATACGATAAACATCCATGGAGCATCATTCACAATCGTACTTGATTCAGGACCGTCATTACTGGCTGTAATGGTGACAAGAATCCCCTCTTGTGTTGCTCCAAAACTACCGATCGACATGGCATCTTCGGAGAACAATTGGTCGAAGTCTTCACCGTCACCACCACCATCATTGATTTCGGCCTCGATTGTTGTAGTAGTTCTCGACTCTATGACAAAAGTTTTAAAGGTGGAGGTTAAAATATGGAGGATTAAAAAAGTGAGTTGAAATTGAGGATGAGAATAGtttaagaattttattaaaaattcaataaaaattaatatttaaatatttttgtcataCGAAATCCATCTTTCCTGAGtataatattaattttcttagtttatgaatatttttatcaacgtttataaattttatggatatttttagtaatttttttatttaatatttattaatattaaataagacaaattttaaccgtatttttttatttttttagtattacctTATTGTAAATTAAAACCTGAAAGGCTAtactaaatagtaaatactaCAATGCCGTTGAATTTTGGAACTTGTCTCGTATCTTAATCTTATGCATATATTAACTgctaaatcaataaataagcatgttttaattcaaatcataaaatactGCATAAGACTTGCATAGagacaataaaaattaattcaaatcaGTTTAagattaagttattttatattcgAGATAACTATTAAattagtatttaaattttttaaatactaacaaaaaaaaatcttaataaaatattaatgacAAAATaactcttaaaaatattttaaattttaataaaaataactttttaacgtctggttatttttattaaaactcATTAACGTCTGGTTATTTTTAGATAAACTCATTAACAAAGCACATAACGTGATACTAAATTACCATCTTCCGTGAGTTCCGTCCATGTCTTCTTTTGCTCTAATACCACCACTTTCCACACCATCCACTACTAATTCCATCCCCTAATTACCTTTAcctctctttatttctttcttatttttctcaatttttttctttgtcaCCTCGCTCTAAGTACTCTCCTCAATAATCGGTCACTCACATCATTCAATTACAATAACAATTCAtcattaacaataataatattcacacaattcaacaataacaatatacaatttaaaaaataaaaataaaaaataaatctaaatataGAGAAGAAGAGATAGAGAGAATAAAAGAATGGGAtgctaagaagaaaagaaaaaaaaacatgtaGTGGTGAAATAGTTGAGAaaatagaagagaagaaaaattagagaaaaaatgaaagagaatttattgaaaaaaaggaagaaagaattcGCCGACGATGAAAACATTAAAAAGTAGAGAGCACAAAAAGAattaggaatgatgatgattttgcTGTCATTTGAGTTGCTGTCATCACCACAGAGAGaacaaaagaaagataagaagaggatttgagaatgaagaagaaaaaaaatctagACTAACAATGATATGGTTTAATGTTttgtttaaattataaaaaataattaaaaaataattttagaattatataaaatttaatataatttcataTTTGTATATATTATCATTCCGTTTGTTACTTTAGCCTTTTCCATTAACAAAAATGGAGCAGTTGGTCACTTTTGTAAGGGTGTTTGGAAActtcttaaaatttaatttcagtgtttgaaacaaaaaataattaaattagtatagatagaatttaatttaattttttttaaattaattctaatttaaataaggTCAATTTAGAATTCTACTCCATTAAAAttttacttaaaatttaaaatgtctaAAATGTTtttataatctaattatttttttttaattttttttcattcattttctctCTATGCCTTCCACATTTTAATACACATTGTTCTTCTCTCaccacctttttttttttcttcaactcacttaatataatatatatcttttttttaaaaagtctACTATGTAGATCCAAAAAAATTATCCACATGTATAGATTTTATGTGTTTAACTTAGATTTATGATACAAAACATTTACTAATACGTCTAAACATTTTAAGTAAAGTTATGATACTAGCAAAAAGTAGcacaattttattctattttaataacATGAATTAGTTGCTATAATTGATcgttgataactaattttttatttattatgtcatTAAACTAATTAACAAGTTAATTTTCGATAGTTcatgtttattttttgttaatagtttGTCATTGAAATCAACCATAAAGAGttatttaattgttttaattaataataatattttttaaatttaatattttaggttaatctaatttttgtttttttaaaagaggtaaataaattttagttgaaaagattttagttaaaagtataattttattattttatataatttaataaataaatatatttattatttaaatatgatgttatattaataaaagataaaattgtttattataaaactttaatttattttataaacattttaaacactagaattcaattcaattttataattttaataattcattATAAATActagaatttaattcaattttatactattaaaaattttcaaacagactaaaaattattcaaaaaatttttatcgataatatattttaaaatattttttgtcagcGCTTAATCTTTTGGATATTAAATTGGTAATTAactcttttatattattatttttattatatttattaattacccctaaaataaatatataatattaaatataataaataaataattttaaatattatatatataaaattataaatattaaattaaataaaataattttagatttttatctCCATAGCGTTACTGTTTCACAATATGGTGCCAAGTTGAAGTCCAATGTCGTTTGGAGGAATTTTTCTTCTGATTTTCGCCTTGGTTTGCTTGTAGTGAGAAAAATTATAGACCCAATCCTAGTTACCAAAATATAAGCAcactataatattttttatttgaattttctaaagtttgaatttcactttagagaataaagtgtgatctcttaccatttattttaggtaatttcttcCAAACCCATGCCAAATTTATGGGTAAATTACCCTTGCATATGTGTCATCATCTCAgccattgataaaaaaaattttcaacctctCATTAATGCATTAATTGGTTATAGCAAAAGCCTTTAATGAACATATACCATAACAAATACTACATTAATTATTGTATACACATACTGTATAGTGTATTGGGGAACATTtacaattataatttataatctctaacttattttttattttaaaaaataccctCCATCTCTTCCTGAAATTCAACATGCATGTCTCAGAACTTGGAAAATGCATAGAACCACTACCCACTGGTTTTTTCGCTTTCGTTGTATACCCATTACCCAACCGTGAAATTTGTTATCCCAGAACTCACTACCCAACCCTGTTTGATTTTTTTGCCTTTG
This window contains:
- the LOC112723177 gene encoding putative ubiquitin-conjugating enzyme E2 38, with the protein product MSSSHHKQKEAANTMKGREQIFKVFDIVSEVPDDHFFGSPSKESSSYSTANSNLSKCAMKEWKILEQNLPDSIYIRVYENRIDLMRAVIIGAAGTPYHDGLFFFDIKLPSKYPNYPPELYFHSFGHRLNPNLYSSGRVCLSLLNTWHGRTAEKWDPRASTLLQVLLSIQALVLNEQPFFNEPGTSYGRPIFQSRSRVYTEMAFQLTWEVAMNLVRRPPEHFEAFVLQHFSTRSVAVLDACREYANERVWVGYYCRNQGGDGRSSSLCSSSNVKVSASFKKSLVEILYPRLVQTFQSCGADLKGTPKELESEVIINKQPKRKQMIDPTKHENKGEVGKHNNKGGIFMKAVDRIKTALGWKKKKTDSKQF
- the LOC112723178 gene encoding putative ubiquitin-conjugating enzyme E2 39: MAGLNNFERFDVVSDHSEHHFSQPTANTTKKQKQNRNPEPTNHAARNCFTNTGSKVYKNIMREWKILANGLPDSIYVRVYESRIDLMRAAIVGAAGTPYHDGLFFFDIAFPPNYPSQPPKVHYLSCGFKLNPNLYHNGEVCLSLINTWIGKKSEKWDPCGSTVLQLLVSLQGLVLNDKPFFNEAGSEIFGRAFFEKQARSYNYSVFLLSCRTMLFWLQRPPRNFEEFVHAHFRDRACQILRACHEYVNGRVRVGWYGVSDVGENDGSSHRSRVKVSEEFKASMGKLYLRMVVAFQLNGSSLCSELLELENSDKNGGSSKNKGHGGDRKYGKIVRKVLGKFRKFYALKKDQSRRVDVSK